The Penicillium oxalicum strain HP7-1 chromosome VIII, whole genome shotgun sequence DNA segment gcaaaGGGACGCTATCGCAAATGCAGCATCCCTTGACGACGGAAGAAAGACACCGTGTTGCGAGGGGGGTGAAAGAGCCAAGGGCGTCCGGATTGAGAGACAATTGTGGCAGGTGGGAAATGTATTGAAGGTATGAAGATCTGAAGGTGTCCGGGTTGTTGATCGCCCGCAGCGGGTCCTTTTTTCGGCGACTGcggggaggtggaagagcGCCCTTCACGAGGTTTCTACGTCAGCCATCGACCCTCACATTCAACTCAACAACCATGATCGAAGGGTTTTGGTTTTGGTTCTCGCTGTGCATATTATGGAGACAAGATAAAAGTGTCGGTCTAATCCTGGtagctctttttttcatcgGCGGAACAGAACAAAAACAATCCTCTGTCTCAACGACGGATAGACATACAACAAGGACTGCTCTTCGAGGCAGGGATTGCGAGGTAAATCGACTTTCAGAAAGCCAGTAGAAAGCGAATGCACCTGACCTAGACCTATGAGATCAACTCCCTGGGCCGTTTAGTAGTACCACTCCTAATGAGCAGAACACACAGGCGCCGTAGAGGGAGTTGCTCTGATGACCTTTCCATTAGGGTTTCACCTCCAGCTCAGTCCGTCCACATACACAAAACCAACAATACACCTCGCCTCATGCAGTCCCTTCCTGTGCGGACCTCAAAGGGTGCGAGAGTCGATCAATCACCACACTGGACGAGACTGCAGCAGGCGAAGGTGCTACACGCCTGGACAAACTGTTGCCCAAAAAGGGACGTGTGGTGCAGAGAGACCTGAAATCTTCATCACCATGCTCTTGGACATGAGAATCATGCCTCTCCagagaaagtcaaagaaaATGGATCTCTCATTCCAATACTCTATCAGGTCGACAGCTTGGTCGACCGCAGTAGGTAGCAAGTAAATCGAAGCTACCATGCACGCATCATTTCAACCATAATTCATAAGGAATTCATCAGCGTTGATAaaagtaagaaaaaaaaacaagagcaAGTGTCGGTCCATCCTGCACCACGCCAAAATCAATTTCTTGTGCCACTCAAACCAGGCGAGAGTGCTCCTTCCTCCGCCCCCGTCACCCCGATCGATGCCGTCGGGACCACTTCTTGGGCACGCGCATGAGCCAGTACAGTACGGGGGCCATGACAATGTTGAAACCCACGTACACAAAGAGAAGGCCAATGTTTCGCCAGTGATCGGAGAAATTGATGCTCAATTGCGCCAGGAAGGTGTCATTCGACTGAATCGGACAGATCTCGCAGCTTGACGTTGCATTAGGGTTCCTCAGATCGGCCTGGTACAGCCTGACGTACTGGTCCAAGTAGTCAGAGCAACTTTGACCCTGGGGCGGATCGACCCGCAAGAGCTCGATGCTGGAGCATTTGGCATTGCCACCAGAAAGACCTGTCGAGAGTACCGCGGAGACCAGATAGGTGAATGGGGACACGCGGTACATGAAGATCCAGAAGCGGGGCAAGACGTTAGGACTCGCGAGGACACTAAAAGCAGTGAAGATGTTCCAGGTCAGTCATCGCTAGATCGCAAATGCAAATAAAGGCCTGCCCAGCTGGGACAAACTCACCCGTTAAAGACAAGACACAGAGAGAACATCATCTGTGCCACGTTACTACCGGTATCGGGGTGTTCAATTCCCGCGATCATCATCGAACTAAAGGTTGAAGTGAACATGAGGAAGACCAGAATCAACAGGAACATGGTGCCGCCGCGAGCTGTGACTTTACCCGGCGGAGCGTTGCGGTAGAGGCCAATCGGATAGTACCACGAGAAGTAGACGGGTACCGACATGATGACATTCCAGGGTAGCTCCACGAAGATACTGGCCAGCATGAACGCTTTCCAGGAGTACGCCTTGGATGGTCGCTCACGTACTTCGTACAGGGATCGCTGCGTGACAAAGCTCGGCATCATCTGTTGAACTAGGTTGGGGAAGATGACGAGCAGCATGAAGATGGCGAACATCTGGTTCTGGAGACCCTGCAAAGTGTTCGGCATGCGCCAGAAAGTGAAACCGATGAACAACGGCtggtggaaaaggaaacTTAGCAAGCCCCAAGACATAcagagcagaaaagaaatggcCCGAGTGGGGCTCATCGTTGACAAGGGAAGCAACCTACCGGAATGACACACATAGCCGTCTTCGAATACAGATATCCAGGACTCCGGTAATACTGCTGGAACATGCGCCGGATACAAATGAGGAACTGGTACCAGAGAGGCGTTGCAAACTCGCCATATCCGGCCGTCGCCTCGGGGACAGGCTTCTTTGAGAGCTCCGTTCGCATGTCGGCGAGATCCTGCCGTACCTGAGCACGCTCTGGGCTCTCTTTCCAAACGTCGGCCCAGTCACGATCCGCGTGCGAGCCAGGTGCCGCGCCAATCACTTCGAGCATCCATTCCGCGGGATTTGCGTTCTCGGGACATTTGATGGATCCCTTGTTCTCGAAATATTGGATCAAAGTGCTCATGTTGGTCCCGAGCTCCCCAAAGTACACGGTTCGACCCCCCCGGGCCAGGAACAAGAGACGGTCGAATTGTTGCATCAACATGGCTGACGGCTGATGGATGGTACATAACACCGCTTGGCCGTGATCTGCCAACTTGCGCATCAGACTGCAGATTGACCATGCCGTTTGGCTGTCCAGACCGGAGGTGGGCTCgtcaaagaagagcaagagatcCGGCTTGGCCGCAAGCTCCACACCAATCGTCAGGCGTTTGCGTTGCTCGACGTTGAGTCCCGTGCCCAAAACACCCACGACAGCCTCGGCGTATGCCTCCATTTCCAGCATGCGAATGACTTCCTCTACGTAGGCGATTTTCTCCTCGTACGGTGTGCTGTGCGGTTGCCGAAGAAGGGCGCTGAAGACCAAAGCCTCGCGAACGGTACTCGTCTCCAGATGTAAATCCTGCTGCTGCACGTAGCCGGTCTTGCGTTGGAAGGAGCCATCGCGCGAGTGGCCGTCGACCAGCATATCACCAGTGATGACACCCATGGTCACTCGATCGGCCAGCACATCCAGCAAGGTCGTCTTGCCTGCCCCGGTCACACCCATCAAAGCAGTCAGAGTACCCGGTTTCACCCACCCATCAACGCCGTCGAGGATGCGTCTTTCACCACCTTTGATCTTGATGTCATAGCCAACATTTTCCCAGTGGAAGATGGCTGTCTGTTTGGCAAGTGCCGCACTCTTCACGGCCAAGTCCTGGGGCTTACCTGCCACTTCCTGCTTTTCGCCCTGCGAGGCGTCTTCAGGGTCTTCTTCATGGTGTGCCTTCTTCACAAATGCGGGAATCTTGCCACGAGGGAACACCAGAATCTCACCCTTACTCGGCTGGGCACGAATGTACTCGCTAGAGACAATGTAGGAGATGAGgaaagcgataaaaaagcCACATAAAATGCCAAAATTGCGCCACAAGTGGGATCGGAAGTAGCGGAAGGTGGTGTTGATGTAGGCGTCGCCGTCGATGTAGTCCTGTCCAGGAACGGCACCCTTCTGCGAGCAGACTTTTGCGCTCAAGGGAGCATTCGCGTAGAGGGGCCCCCCGGGAATGTAGTCAGAACATGGGAAACGACGATTGCTGAATTCGTTGATCATCAAAGATTCAAAGGCATACTACAAGGCAATCCATCAGTCAGCGACATGTTCACATCCAAGCCACCGGGGGGATCATGTTCAGGGTACGAACCGCAATTGGGTTCAGATAGTTAAGCCATCGGAACCAAGGATGCATATCTCGGACCGGAATTGTGAAGCCGGTGTAAATGATCAGGATCATCATGAAGATCGATGAAGGAACCATGGCCTGGGCCATGGACCGGGAGCTCGCGCCGATGGTGCGGAACAGATTTGACATGACCAGTgtggtggtgaaggagaagaggaagaatatGAAGAAGTGGCCGGCTGTTCGGCGGAGATGAGGTATGAAGTaaatgatgatgttgaacGCGATGGCGACGAGAACCTTTGCCGGTAATTCCACAATGTAGGAGCTGATAGCCTCCGCGGAAGGATGGTAGAATGCATACTTGAAGTGCTTCTCCACAATGGGTCGCTGTTGCCAAAGAGTGAGGATTTCCAGAGAGCTTGCAAAGGCGTTCATGAGCACtgcaaagaagagcaggGAACCGCGCTGGAAGAAGCTTCCGGTCGTCGGGGACAGGTCGAGAAAgacggtggagatgatgatgcccATGATCGAGTTGCCAATCACCGAAGCCAAAGTCATACTCATATCGCCCTTCAGGCGGAGAAATCCACGCCAGAGGCAGAGTTTGATCTGCATCGGATACGACAAGGTGTATGGTGACTGAGCCCGAGTACCTTTGGCCTTTTCTGCGGCTCGTGAAATGTTGAAAGTGTCTAGTCGTTGTTGATCGACGGGGTTGCGATCCCGGCTCTCTTGAATCTCCTGGAGGAGCAGCTTCCGCTCAGCACTGTTCTTCCAACGGGACGCAAATTCATCGGGGGTGCGAGGCACCAGATGCTCGAAGCCGTCTCGCACACGACGTTCCGAAGGGCTTGTCAATGAGGTGAGAAAGTCAGCCGTCGTCTGTCGATCTGGGCAATAAAATCCCATCTCGATGAAAAAACGTTTGGCATCATCTGCTCGACCAAAGTAAATCTGGCGCCCCTCGTAGAGAACGATGGCTTTGTCAAAGATGTCGTAGATTGACTGGCTGGCTTGATAGATGGCCACCACCGCGGTGGATCCACTGTATTCTGTGGACAGCCGGAGATTCTTCACAAACTCCAATGCAGTTGAACTATCCAGACCGCGGGTGCTGTTGTCCCAGCACTGCAGGGGGCTTCCACAAAGCGTGGTTTCCGCGATACTGACGCGCTTCCGCTCACCACCGGAGACTCCACGGATAAAGTCGTTGCCCACCTTGGTGTTCATAGTGTGGGTCAATCCGAGCATGGCCATGACCACATCCCGCATATGCTCGGCGTACTGAGCGCGGGTCACACCTGGCAGTCGATTGCTCGGCGCGCGGGCCTGGGCGGCAAACAAAAGTGTTTCTCCTGCGGTGAGCATAGGGAAGTGAATTTCTGTTTCTGCTTGGTAAATCACTTCCCCACGGAAACGACCGTGCATGTTCTCCCACGAGATCCCCTCATACTCGATATCCGAACCCTCTGCAAGGAAGAGGCCGTGGGTTTCACCCGCGATGGTGCGCAAGAAGGTAGAGCATCCACTGAAGTGAGAGGTTAGCACTGACATCTTTCTGTACACTTCCTAGAAAGAGAAGCGTGAGTGAAAGGACAGGAAGAAGTTACTCACCTGCCAGGACGTCCTAGCACAACAAGCATCTCACCCTCATGGACAATACCTTCAAAGTCCCGAAGAATGTCGATGCGCTTCCGTTCACGCATGCCCAGCTGGCCTTTGACCCAGGCGAACATCTTTAACCAGGCATTTCCAAAGTTGGTCTGGTAATCAGCGGCGGTACCGTAACCAAAGACATTCAGGTTGCGGAAAGAAACACCTGCAGTGCGACGCGGGTAGCGGTCTGGATCACGAGTGGTCATCCGTAAGAAGTTCTTGGCCCATTTGCGTGCATCGAAATGGTCTGGGTCATGAGGGTTCAGTTCCGGGTCCTGCTCTGTGTCCAGGAACGTGTTGACTCCATCTGACATAGGGCCAGTCTTTGCAAGCTCGGAGCGGGCGATGTTCGAGATTTGTGAAAAGGCTCGTCCATCCTTTGCCTTGTTCGACTCGTCGGGGGCTGACTGAGCCATCATCGACTCGTCTCGAACAATATGTGAATGGTCTAAAGTCTGTGGAAACGACCGAGCATGGTTCGACAGCTGTGAGAATGAGCGGGCTAGTGAGGACAGCTCTTGCAGCCGTTTCTCCTCTGCCTCATCACCCATCACAGGAGTAACAGAGTCCTCGACACTGGTACTGGTCTTCTGGGATGCGCCTGCTGGTCCGGCGCgttcttcctcgtcgacaCCAGGATCTTTCCGGAAGATCTCCTCCTGGACGAATTCTCCCAGCCGTTCACTGACCTGGCGTGCTGCTGGCTCACAGCCTGCAGCACCACCCAAGGAAATCGGAGTCTGAACGGAGGCCATGGTCTTGACGTGGGGTCAAGCCGGCCTCTGGATGGGGAGAAATCGGTGGGGTGTTGCCTCCACAAGATTTCCTTTTGGAAAATGATATCCGAACGATGAGAAAAGCGATGCCGGAAACGACTGGCAAGTGAGTGCAGCCGCGTGATGAACAGTGATTGCGTTATCAACGGAACACGATGATCACGAGAGATGAACGCAACTGCGGTAATGAAGCGAAAgtgagatgatgaagagggaGGTGGGAGGGGGATGGCCAGAAAAACGCGTGGTGCACAGGCTGGAGATAAGTTTGGCCGTCCTGGTTACGCTTTTCGGCAGGAACGATGCCTGTTCGGTCACCGGATGATGAGCCTTCCGAAAAGGAGCAACACGCCAGGAACGGAACAAACTTCTCGAAGGCCCAGGAAGCTCCCAGCTCGACTTCTGATTTGGTCGCAAAGAAACCGACCACTGCCCGGCGTGGACGGGCGTATGAAGCGAGGCTCCTGGTGCACAACCCTATTTGGAGAGGTTGATTAGCTCCAAGGACAGTTCTGCAGGTGAGAGTTCATGAGCCTCGCTGCCTTCACCAGCAAATGAGCTTGAAGCTTGGGTACATCAGGACCAGGATAGCCCCCATCTCAAGATCCGCAAAGGTATGACTCGTATACCGGACGCCCTATTCAAGTTCAATTACTACGATTCAACCTTGAATGCTCGGGGATGTATCTAAAAGAACGGGCACTGTGTTCAAGTGCCGGCCGGAGCAAGATTAGAGGCAAAAACATGCCCTGTGACAAGAGGCCCCATCACTTACTCTCATTGGCCTCTGCTCGCCTCGAATCTGGTAAATTTGCCGACAATGGGCATCATACTCCCTGAGATCTGACTGGATAGGGGTCCTTGATGCGGATCCCCGAGACTCGATGGTTAACATCGGCTATGATGCTCCATGAGGATATGTCCGGCTGCGTCTGGCCTCATGCCTGGTCAGGTCGGTGCCCACGTTGGATGTCCCAGTCGGGAGATCAGATGTCGGGCGATATCACATCGGGCGGGGGGGATTGATTGGATGCGTATTTGGCGTATTTCGTGAGCGGGTCCAAGCGAGTCCCCACCGCGCCCGTACCCGAAAGAGCATTAGCCATTTTGGGATATCCGAGAGAGTTCGAGGCCGTTGGAGGTCAAGTGCGGGGGGAGCTTTTCTGGGCTGGCTTGTCATTTGTCTCTTGGTCGGCGCGGCGAGGACGGACAGGCCGCCGGGTGGCGTACCCACGCCGAGTGGGTTTGGTTCGGACAGGTGAAAGAAGACTCATTCTATTTAGAGTAAGCAGCTACTGTAGGACTAGGAAATGTGGGCCTTGCTTGTCATACAATTGAGACAGCGATCTCGCTGTGGTGATTGTACCTGTCGAGAACTTGGAAGATGCGCACACTTTTCCCATTTAACTGACGAGGCGTGTCGGCTTGTCAATGGGTAACGGCGACCGAATCCAGCCGTCGCCCAAGAGAGTTCATGTTCGTGTGTACACCTGAGGCAGCAATGAACTCCGAGGCCAACATGAAGGAGCAAGCTGGATTCCTCACAACAGTCCTTCTCCTCACTAGCCAGCGGGCCTGCTACCCGTTTATCTGCACGATTCAACTATCTAAGCGACACTTCTTCCATCAAGGGGCGGCAAACTAATTGCCAAATTACAATACGATGCCACCTTGAAGGACAAGAAAGGCTTCAGGAAGCGGCAGGGCAACGCCTCAAACACGGTTTGGCCCTTGAAGCGCTGCACATCCCGAGGCCTCAAGCGATCCCAACTCAAGACGGACACGAATCTCACGACGCAGTGCGAGGCGGCCGATCGTGATTTGCTCCCAGTGTAGTCCTATTGAAACCTGAAGAAGTTCACTTTTGGTGGATCCTGTGGTGTCTTTCATCGAGGAAGGGGATCTCATCTCAAACTCAGGGATGCTAAACGTAACTAACCAGCGGGAACCTTGCGCCGGTCGTGGAAGAAGACTTCAAACCAGTGGATTGAATCCACTGGAAACAGCGATCAGCTGACACCAGCATTTTGGAGAAGGTATCCACCAATCGAGACATTCACGTTGTCTCGAGCGATTTCTCCCTCCGAGCAAAACGgtggccgagaagaaatcCCCAGATACAAGGCTCTGTTTCTGCAGACAGAGCAGAGGcgcaaagaggaagaagaggggaggaagCAGGCCGAATGTGAAATCAGacaggagagggagagactTGAGCAGCTTCAAGAGCTCAGCTGACCGACCACTTTCGTGGAACTTTGCGCCATTGCTATGATCTACTCTCGCGACCGCTCAGGGTCCAGACACCATCCCGGTCGACTCAAGGAACAATCCCCCCTCCGACTGGAAAATATTGCCCGACACGGTTGGAACATTGGACAGACTGCCCAGCACAACAGTTAGAGCTCTACAGGTCCGTCTGTCGCTATTTTTCAATTGGCACCAGGAGGGGCGCCTCATTTGTTCTCATCGTTGCTCGAGCTAAAAGGATGGGCCCGACGACTGTCTCGACACCCCATAAGCAGCGAGCAAAAAATTGAGTCCTACGAGCGATTTGCCGTTGAAGAACAGATCTACAATATCATCACCGAGCTATGCAAAATACCAGCTGCTCGCGACGAGTTCAATCTCGGCGAGGGTATCCAGTACAACAACCACAAAAATCTATTAGAGGACGAAATAATTGATGCCTATACGAATCAATCGTCAAGTGTACATCGCCCCAGACCTGACCAA contains these protein-coding regions:
- a CDS encoding ABC multidrug transporter A-2: MASVQTPISLGGAAGCEPAARQVSERLGEFVQEEIFRKDPGVDEEERAGPAGASQKTSTSVEDSVTPVMGDEAEEKRLQELSSLARSFSQLSNHARSFPQTLDHSHIVRDESMMAQSAPDESNKAKDGRAFSQISNIARSELAKTGPMSDGVNTFLDTEQDPELNPHDPDHFDARKWAKNFLRMTTRDPDRYPRRTAGVSFRNLNVFGYGTAADYQTNFGNAWLKMFAWVKGQLGMRERKRIDILRDFEGIVHEGEMLVVLGRPGSGCSTFLRTIAGETHGLFLAEGSDIEYEGISWENMHGRFRGEVIYQAETEIHFPMLTAGETLLFAAQARAPSNRLPGVTRAQYAEHMRDVVMAMLGLTHTMNTKVGNDFIRGVSGGERKRVSIAETTLCGSPLQCWDNSTRGLDSSTALEFVKNLRLSTEYSGSTAVVAIYQASQSIYDIFDKAIVLYEGRQIYFGRADDAKRFFIEMGFYCPDRQTTADFLTSLTSPSERRVRDGFEHLVPRTPDEFASRWKNSAERKLLLQEIQESRDRNPVDQQRLDTFNISRAAEKAKGTRAQSPYTLSYPMQIKLCLWRGFLRLKGDMSMTLASVIGNSIMGIIISTVFLDLSPTTGSFFQRGSLLFFAVLMNAFASSLEILTLWQQRPIVEKHFKYAFYHPSAEAISSYIVELPAKVLVAIAFNIIIYFIPHLRRTAGHFFIFFLFSFTTTLVMSNLFRTIGASSRSMAQAMVPSSIFMMILIIYTGFTIPVRDMHPWFRWLNYLNPIAYAFESLMINEFSNRRFPCSDYIPGGPLYANAPLSAKVCSQKGAVPGQDYIDGDAYINTTFRYFRSHLWRNFGILCGFFIAFLISYIVSSEYIRAQPSKGEILVFPRGKIPAFVKKAHHEEDPEDASQGEKQEVAGKPQDLAVKSAALAKQTAIFHWENVGYDIKIKGGERRILDGVDGWVKPGTLTALMGVTGAGKTTLLDVLADRVTMGVITGDMLVDGHSRDGSFQRKTGYVQQQDLHLETSTVREALVFSALLRQPHSTPYEEKIAYVEEVIRMLEMEAYAEAVVGVLGTGLNVEQRKRLTIGVELAAKPDLLLFFDEPTSGLDSQTAWSICSLMRKLADHGQAVLCTIHQPSAMLMQQFDRLLFLARGGRTVYFGELGTNMSTLIQYFENKGSIKCPENANPAEWMLEVIGAAPGSHADRDWADVWKESPERAQVRQDLADMRTELSKKPVPEATAGYGEFATPLWYQFLICIRRMFQQYYRSPGYLYSKTAMCVIPPLFIGFTFWRMPNTLQGLQNQMFAIFMLLVIFPNLVQQMMPSFVTQRSLYEVRERPSKAYSWKAFMLASIFVELPWNVIMSVPVYFSWYYPIGLYRNAPPGKVTARGGTMFLLILVFLMFTSTFSSMMIAGIEHPDTGSNVAQMMFSLCLVFNGVLASPNVLPRFWIFMYRVSPFTYLVSAVLSTGLSGGNAKCSSIELLRVDPPQGQSCSDYLDQYVRLYQADLRNPNATSSCEICPIQSNDTFLAQLSINFSDHWRNIGLLFVYVGFNIVMAPVLYWLMRVPKKWSRRHRSG